The stretch of DNA ACGATTTCGCCGGCCGGATCTTGCAGCATCTCCGCTGTGCTGCCTAAGCAAAGGTTCAGACCGTGGTAGTCGCTTTCATTGATCGTGACGAATTTCTTCAGCCCGTCGACGGTCCCCAACACGCGATTGAGCCCTTGGAATCCGCCCGGGGGTGTGCCGGGGTCGTGAGGATGGCAGGCGGCGCGGATTTTGTATTCTTCGCAGACTGGGATAATGCGTTCTAGAAAATAGGTAATCCGCTCCCAGATCACGTCGTCGCTGACTTTTCCTGCCCGCGTTAACGGTGGATCGGCGACCGCTTCGGCGGCTTTCCAGGTGCTATACGTCGAACCGCCGCGGCCGGGTGTCCGCTCGGTTCGCAAGACGCCCAGAAGACTCATGTTGTATTTGACCGCCGGAATACCGACAGCGGCGCAGTTGGCGATCATTTTTTGGATATGTTCGATATCCCGATCGCGCTCAGGACTTTGCCCGAGCATGATCGCTCCCCGTTTCTCACGGTCGATATGGCTGGAGGATAAAAACGGAAGCGCGACAATATCCAAACTAACGCCATGCTCTTCACAAACATCACGCGTCTTCTGCAGATCTTCGACGGACCAATATCCGCGTTCGCCCGGTTTGGGCGGGTGGCCGCAAATGTGATTCACGCCATTCCGCTTAAAATACTGCAACATGCTGGGCGAGGTCGGGCCCCGCTGGCAACCGACGTGCATTTTGACCGGCGGCGCCACTTTGGGGGCGGCGTTTTCTGGTTGTGCGGTCGAACCGGTTTGTTCGCAGCCGGTCAGGGCCAATGCTGACGCGGCGGTCGTGGCGGTGAGGAATTCGCGTCGTTGCATGATGCTGGTCTCCGTTCTGTTTACAAGTAGTTTCAAAACCCTCTGACGCGTTCCACTGACACTGGTCTGTAAGTTCCTGTTACAAGCGCAACCGGGTTTTGAAACTGGTTCTAGCGCTCGAATTGTGCGGGGTCCCAAATTGTGCAGCCAATAAAGCGTTGTGGTTGTTCGTCGTTGTGATAATAGTAAATGGTGACCATCTTGCCATCGGCCCGTTGGATGCTCCGGGGATAGCCGATGTCCCAACTCGAGGCGTCGTCGCGCAGTATGAATTCGCGGCTCCAAGTTTGGCCATCGTCGTCAGAAATCCGGCCGCGAATTCCATAAGGAGCCCGTCGCCAACCGTAGGTCATCGCCAGCTTACCATTTTTCAACCGAGTGAGTGTGGCGGGATTGCCGGAGTTTTCGATCACAGGCTCTTTGAGCAAATACCATGACTTGCCATCGTCGGGTGAAACGAATGGTTCGATCCACCAACGTTTTTTGCCGTCGAAAATGCCGCCGCGACGAATCATGCTCAGGTAGCCAGTCTTTCCGATCCGCACCGTGGCAGGCATAATCGCGTAACCATATGCGGCCGGCGGTTGATTCCCGATCCAGCCGACCAGATCCCAGGTCATCCCGCCGTCCAGCGTGCGAATGCATAACGGTTGCCCTTCACCGCCAGTCTCTTTGGCGGCGGCAATGAAAGCCGTCAGGCGGTTTTTGCCTTCGACGATGTAGTCGGTACGGCAGAGCAAATTCGGCCGACCGTAGACCGGCAATTCATAGGGACCGTTCCAGGTGAGGCAGCGGTCTAACGAATAATGAAATTGACTCTTTGTGAATCGGACTGCCAAATCGGGGTTTGAAAAGTCAATCGGCTTGTCGAGTTTTTGCAGCTTGTTCTGGTTGCCGTTTTTGTCGATGTAGGAGGGACGTTCAACCACCCACGTTTCCCCACCATCCATGCTGCGCGCCTGACGCGGAACCGAAGGTTGGTCGCGATCAATGTCATGACCGCCGGTGGGATTCTTCTTGTAGTACCCCAGCGTAAAGCCAACCACGATTTCATCGCCCCATGACCAAATGCCATTATTCGCCGGCCATCCGGCAAAGCGTTCCGGCTCCTTGAACACCACTGTGTTTTTGACCTTGGCTGTCTGTGCAAAAACGTGAACTGGAGCCGCGCTCAAAATTGCGGCGATGATTAGCACGAGTCTCATGTTTTACCTTTAAAAGTAGCCTCGTTCCCAAACAGAGTTTCGAAAACGAGGAAAGTCAACGAGGTTAACAAAGTTAAATTTCGCTTCGAGTTGCCGCGTCAAGCTTTTGGGTGACTGATTGAAAGGTTCCCTCCACGACGAATTGTACGCCGTACGGCTGGTCGCGGACGCCGGGGAAAATGATGGTGCAAGTTCCGGTTTCATCATCATCGCCATCGGACAAAACCGCATTGACTTGTCGTGGGTTGACTGCCACTTGTTGTCGTTGTCCGGCCAACGTGAAAATCGCTTGTTGAAACATCGGTCATGGCTCTCCACAAATTTATCTTGTTGGAAAATACTGCGGCCCGTTTATTTCAGTGGCTGTAGTTTAATGTTCTTGTACCAACATTCGCCACCATGGTCTTGCAGTCCGATGTAACCACGACGGGGATGGTCCTTGTAGGCGAACTCAAATTTGTGCGGCGAGCCGTTGGGACGCTGGCCTGGTTCGGTCCACATGCCGAGGTCCATCATCGTCACTGTCCGATGGTTCAGTCGGACTTCCACGATGTTCTTGTTGCAGGTCAGCACCAAGTGATTCCATCTCCCGGCCGGTCGCATGACGTTGGAATTCGCAGCAACAAGACCGTAAATCGCGCCCGTGTCGGTAAAGCCCTGACCGCGCGTGTCATCAATGGCCACCTCTAACCCGTTGTAGCCGACATCCTTGCCCGGCAACGGTTTGAGCGGCGCGGTGCGAAAAAAGAGGCCGGTGTTGCAGCCGGGACTGATTTTGAAATCCAGAGTCAGGATAAAGTTTTCCCATTGCCGCTCATGAATCAGCATATACCCGCCGCAACGATGCGGATTGAGACTCCCCTGCTCCACCGGCCGCGCGCTGGGCTGCCCATCGTTGGTCGTCCAGCCGCTGAGCGTTTTGCCGTCAAACAACAAGATCCACCCATCCCGTTTTTCTTGTTCCGTGAGTTCATTGTCAGCGGCAAAGGCCGGATGGGCCAGTGCTGTGAAGACCAGCAATGCGAAAACGGTATAGCGATGCAACTTCGTACCCCCCCCCGTTGAAAAAATAACGTCCCACGTCCTCATTCTACTCGTTCCCAAACGGAGTTTGGGAACGAGGGTATGGGAGCCTTAGGCTTATTCCACTGACTTTATCACACCTCACGGGTGGTTGAAACCGGCTGAAGGTGGCTTATGATGTGCGCGACGATCAACGTTTTTTGTTTCTCGAAACTGCAACAGGCGAATTCCATGGATCTGAAAAAACTGACCGATGCTCTGGCAACGCACATGCCTCCGATAATGCGCTGGGCGGGGACGGTTGCGCGGCGGATTCGCAAATTTGATATCGCCGTCGATGCCAAATCGTCGGGCAGTGCGAATACCGATGCTTTGACGATTGCCGACCTGAGCGTGCAAGAATTGATCGTTGCCTGTCTGCGCGATACCGATCCGATCTTTCGCCAATGTCGACTTCAGGGCGAAGAATCAACTGGGGACTTTGAACGCTTTGCAACCGAAGCGCCGTACTCCATCGTGATCGATCCGATCGACGGAACCAAAGGCTATCGTGATCGCGAGGGCTGCGCCTATTCGGTCATGCTCTCGTTGCAAACGCCCGATTCGGTGGAGTACTCATTGGTCTACATCCCCGAACAGGGTGAGAATGGATCGTGGGTATTTGCTTGCGGTGATATCGTGGCAACGGGACCGGACGATCCGAGTCGCCCGGCGGCAGACGTTGTCCGTACGCTGGCCCCGATTGTCCCCTCCGAGCGTGGATCCTCTAAGAAGATCTATTTGATCGGCTATCAAAAACAAGACGCCGAAAAGGCACAGTTGGTGACCGATGCGGGACTAGAAGGAGTGCTCGCCGCTGATATGGGAGGCTGTCACTATTGGACATTCGCTCGGGGAGAGTTCACCGGATCGCTCATCCATTCGCCGAACATCTATGACTTTCCTGTGGGCATGCACATCGCGCGGATTCTGGGAGGTGACGCGCTGTGGGTCCACAACGAACAGCCGGTCCATCTGCGTGAGACTTGGCTGGACGAGCGGGCCGACATGGAACGACTGCCGGGGATTGTCGCCTGCAGCGCTGACCGCACGGTGCTGAAAAAACTCTGTGAATTAGCCCGCGATTGGAATCCGGTGCGGTATCACGATTGACAAACATGCGGCGGAGCGAGTTCCACATGCGCCTGTTTTGTGGCTTCGACCAGAATACCGCCTAGTTTGAAGAAACGGTGCAATTTGGTGAAATACAGTTGTTCCTGCCATGGCAAACCCACCTCTTCGCACATGCTGTTGAGTTCGCGACGATTGTAGGTCCGGCATTTCCAGGTCCGGCTGGTCAAGGCTCCGGCGACGGTATCTTCAGTCGCCAGCAGCAACATGCTTCCTCCAGGTTGCAACACGCGGACGAACTCACGTAGACCGGGCCGCGGGTCGTGCAAATGTTCGATCACCCAGCCACAGGTAATGCAATCGAACGAATCGTCCGCAAAGGGAAGTTGGGTGAGGTCGGCAGTCACGTAGTTGGGGCGGTCACTGTCCAGACGTGTCCGTGCGCGACGCAGCATTTGATGCGAGAGGTCGCAACCGATGAGTTCAGCGGTCGGATTGGTTCGTTTAACGAGATGGCCAAGAATCTGGCCGGCCCCCGCGCCAATGTCCAAAATTTTGTGAAATCGTGTGGCGTCGAACTTGCGCTCGCGGAACATCAACCCGACCAATGGTTCGTGCAGCGAAACCAGACTGGCCATAGCGAGCATTGCCCCTTTGGGGCCATCGTAGAGTTGTTTCACATCCTGGCGGTACTGATTCAGGCTCAGCCCGTGCATGCCTTTGAATTCCACCAGTTTTCGCAAAGCGCGCTTACGTTTTCGTCGTTGCGATGGGGATTCCGGCTGTTGCGTGGCCATTTATATATCTCGTCCTTAAATACTTCGGCTGAAAGTCCAGTGAACCGCGTTCTGGCATTGAGCATCCTGAGGCGTTCCAACCCCGGCGACTGGGGGTGGGACGGTTTGCGGTATCGTAAATACGAGTCCCGCAAATATCTATTTATAAATCCCTTCGGCGCAATTGCCCACCGAAACATGGCCTTCTTGCTGAAATACCGGGAAATCGTTTTTTGCACAATAATGCGAAAATGGGGCTATTCCGATGCGAAAAGGAGGCGGACCGGCAGGCGAATCGGCCCCTCAATCTGCTTGAAGAGTCACAGTCGGATCATTATAGTCCATAGTGGTGACACGGAGTAACGATTGACGAACGCATTGGCAGAGCGAATGATTGTTGAAAGCCGATGCGGGGTGATGCATTGCCCCTAAATCTAAATCATTTCCCAGCCTACGTGATTGTCCTCACAGTCGTGATCGTTCCCCCACTTGAGGGACGGGCGTGTTTTCACTCGTCGGAGTTTGGCTGCTTCGAATTACGCAGAGTCCCATTCGAACGTGAATGGTGCTCCTCAATCCCTTTTCGTTAAAGCTGCACGGATCTTGACCGTATGTCCAAAGTGGTCGAATTGAAAACCGCCGATGAACCTCGTGATGTCATTCACGAGGCGGTGCAGTTATTGAGTGAAGGAGGATTGGTTTGTTTCCCGACCGAAACCATCTATGTCGTGGCCTGCGATGCGTTAAATGAAGCCGGTTTACAGCGTTTGGCCGCTCTTCGCCAGCAACTTTCGGACGAAAAGTGCAGCTTGGCTGTCCGCGACGCCGATGCCGCAGTCGATTTTGTTCCCCAAATGAGTGAACTGGGGCAACGTTTGTGCCGTCGCTGTTGGCCGGGACCGGTCACATTGTCGTTCGATCAGTCCGCTACGGGAGGGGCTTTCGAGGCGCTTTCGTCGAATTGTCAGGCTGCTGTCATGCAAGCAGGCAAGTTGCGATTGTCAGTCCCCGCTGCCGAGGTCGTCCAGGCGGTGATGCGATTGATGCCCAATCCGCTGGTTCTGCTCGGAATTCAAAGGAGTGCTGACGTTCCAAAAACCGCAGGTGAGGCAGCGATGACGTACGGAGATGCGGTTGACCTGTTGATCGACGGGGGAGCGTGTCGTTACGGGGAACCGGCCACAGAGGTCCATGTTTCAGGAGAAAACTGGGATGTCGTCTTCGAGTCGACTGTGACGGAACGAACGGTCCGACGACTGGCAAGCCACGTTTATCTGTTTGTTTGTACAGGGAACACCTGTCGCAGTCCCATGGCCGAAGCATTGTTTCGCAAAATGCTGACGGAACGATTAGAATGTACCGAAGACGAACTGTCCGATCGGGGACATATCGTCGCATCCGCAGGAATTGCGGCCTCCATGGGGGGGCGACCGAGTCCCGAATCGGTCGAAATTCTGCAGGCCAAGGGAATCGACTTGCATCAACACGCCAGTCAGCCGTTGACAGGGAATTTGCTGCAGGCAGCCGACCATGTTTACACAATGACCAACGGCCATCGGGAAAGCATTTTGTATGAAGCCCCCCTGGCCGAGGAACGGGTTTCGGTGCTCTCTCGGGACGGTGGAGATATTTCCGACCCGATTGGTTGTGGTATGGATCAATATGTGGAATGCGCTGACCAAATTGAGCGGAATCTCAAGGCATTGATTGCGGAATTATTTGAGGATTGATAAAGAAGTGTTCAATTCGACTCGGCTTGGGGCACAACCGGCTGCAGGAGCGGATGGTTGTGCTTGATTTTCCCAAACCAAACCGTATCGAACCATTGTTTTAAAGTCATTTACGGGGATTCATGTCAGGTTGAGGAAATCGGAAAACGAGCGCGAATCCCAGCGGGTATTACGCGAGCGTGAGACGACTCGATCTGCCAATAACATAGATGGAAGCTGTAAGAGGTTAATGCAATCACCATGAAAATCGCTGTTGCAAGTGATCACCGCGGATTCGCGATCAAGAGCAAAATTTTGCAAATGATTTCCGAAGCCGGCCATGAAGCGATTGATTTGGGAACGGACTCAATCGAAAGCGTCGATTATCCTGATTTCGCTGGTCAGGTTGCCAAATCGGTTTCCCACGGCGAGATTGACCGTGGCATCCTGATTTGTGGAAGCGGATTGGGAATGTGCATCGTGGCCAATAAATTCCCCAACGTCCGCGCGACGCAATGCCATGACGATTTGTCCGCTGAAATGAGCCGCTTGCACAACGACTCCAACGTGCTTTGCCTGTCGGCCGACATGTTGGGAGACAAATTGATCAACCGCATGATCAATATTTGGCTCAAAACTGAGTTCGAGGGGGGCCGCCACGCCCGACGCCTCGAAAAAATCGCCGAAATTGAACGCGAAGTCGCCGCGGAAGAGGATCGAGACTAACGCTCCGCGCCAGCCCACAGCATCGTTCGGGACGGACTGTCGCACCGCCGATTAACGTGTTGTCGTGGTCAGCCTCCGTCTATTGGTCAGCTACGGGGGCTGGGGACGAGTGTTAGCTCGCTCGCTCGGTCGGTCTTTTGAACTTCCTGTGCCCATCTGACTTGGTCCGTGCCCAGCGACCTTGTCACTCAGTTCCTTTTCGACGTACACGGACCCTTAGGTCATGCTGTGCATGACGAAACTCGCTGGCGAATGTGTCCGCAAATCGTGACGTCTGCAGACAAAACTCGCGCTGCCTCCTTTTCAAACTTGTTCAGTGCCGTTATTGTTTTTGTTGGCTCCGTGATTGTCAGCGGGGCGAATTGGCGGTCGGAGTGCGAGGAAACAACGGACATGGACGCAGCGAGCTTAAAATACCAAAAAACCCACGAATGGGCACATGCAGATGGTGACGTAGTGACGGTCGGAATTACCGATTTCGCAGTTGCCCAACTGACCGACCTGGTCTATATCGAATTACCGGATGTAGGACGGACGGTCTCAGCCGGCGAGTCGTTCGGCGAGGTCGAAAGCGTCAAAGCGGTCAGTGACTTGTATAGCCCGATCTCGGGAGAGGTGGTCGAGGTGAACTCGGCACTCGAAAACGGACTGGAAGTCCTGTCTGAGGACGCATTTGGCGCCGGATGGATCGCCAAAATCAAAACCGACGACGTGGGTCAACTGGACTCCTTGATGGATAAAGCGGCATACGACAAGCATTGCGAAGCTGAAGCCCACTGAGCTGAAACAGACAGTGCTGAATTGCCCAAAGACCGTTCTGTCGTTGGTCGCCCGGTCCGGCAACCGCAGGATGGATGACGACTGGTGCATTGAGACGACCGGTGCACGGAAGCGGTGCGATGGCACGGTCGTCGCTTTGCATGCTGATATTTCTTTGACAACTTGCCGTTTTCGAATTTCGCAGGGGGCGGAGCATCCGCCGGTTGCGGCGGCGCGCGATGATACCTTGATGGAGAGAACTGGTGGCTTACCTCGACAATACGCCCGAACAACAACGCGAAATGCTGGCCACGATCGGCGCTGCGTCGATTGAGGAACTCTTCGCGCAGATTCCTGCCGAATTGCAGCTCAAACGGCCGTTGGATATGCCACCCGCACTGTCAGAAATGGAGCTGCAGACGGCGCTCGGGAACTTGGCCAAACAAAACAGCCAGCGGCAAGGCACCTGTTTCCTCGGAGGCGGTTGCTACGACCACTTCATTCCGGCCGCCGTCGATGCCATTGCCTCCCGCAGTGAATTCTACACCGCCTATACGCCCTATCAGGCCGAAGCGAGTCAAGGAAGCTTGCAGGCGTTTTACGAATTTCAAACGCTGGTCTGCCAATTGACCGGTATGGAGGTCTCCAACGCCAGCCTGTACGAAGGGGGCACCAGCGTTAGCGAAGCCGCCTTTATGGCGATGCGCGTGACCGGCCGCTACAAAAAAGTGGTCCTACTCGGATCGGTACACCCTGAGTACCGCGCGGTGGTCGACACCTATTTTAGCGACCTGGATTCTGAAGCGGTTGTCGTCCCCACTCCCAACGGAACCGCTGACCTGGCCGCGGTACGGGACGCACTCGACGATCAGACCGCTTGTTTGGTCATTCAGCAACCCAACTTCTTCGGCTGCCTGGAAGATGCGCGCGAATTGGTGGAAGCCGCACATGAGGTCGGCGCGCTGGCGGTCGTCAGTTGCGATCCGATTAGCTTAGGCATGTTGGTTCGTCCTGGCGAATACGGCGCGGACATCGTTGTTGCCGAAGGGCAAAGCTTGGGAACGCCATTGCAATATGGCGGGCCTTTTTTGGGCATCTTGGCCTGCCGCCAAAAATTCATGCGCAAGATGCCGGGCCGTTTGATCGGTGAAACAACCGACCGCGATGGTCGACCTTGTTTTGTGCTCAACCTACAAGCCCGCGAACAGCACATTCGTCGCGATAAAGCGACCAGCAATATCTGCACGAATCAAGGTTTGATTGCCCTGCGTGCGACGGCCTATATGGCATTGCTTGGCAAACAGGGACTGGGCGAAGTCGCCGAGTTGTCTTGTCGCAAGGCGCACTATGTGGCGGAGCGGTTGACGGCAATTGACGGCTTCTCGTTGGCGTATGACCGACCTTATTTCAAAGAGTTCACATTGCGTTGCGAGAACGGTGCGGCCGAGGCCTTGGACAAAGCCGCCCAGGCCGGATTCGACATCGGTCCCCTGCTCTCCCAATTCGATGCCAGCAATCAAAGCGACCTGTTGGTCGCCACGACCGAATGCCGGACGCGGCAAGAGATCGATGCTCTGGCCGATGCCCTCGCCCAATAATCATCACACGCAGCTTCCCCTACCCTCGCGGCCCTAGTTTGCAGCACCACGATCACGCGGAAAAATCTCAATCATGCGTAATACACAAGCCACGCAATTGCTGTTCGACCAATCTCATCCGGGACGACGCGGAACCACGTTTCCCGCATCGGATGTTCCTGAACGTGCGCTGGACGAATTGATCCCCGCCGCTCAGCGGGCCGAATCGTTACCCGAATTGCCGGAAGTGACCGAGCCGGCAGTGATTCGCCACTATGTGAATCTCTCGACGCTGAACATGTCGGTCGACACGCATTTTTATCCATTGGGAAGTTGTACGATGAAGTACAACCCCAAGCGGCACGAACGTTTGGCGGCACTGCCCGGGTTGGTCGACTTGCACCCTTATGCCACAGCAGAGTCGTCGCAAGGCATGTTGCAGATGCTGTTCGAAACCCAGGAAATGTTGGCCGAGATTGCCGGATTGCCAGCCGTCTCGCTGCAGCCGGCAGCCGGAGCGCAAGGGGAATTGACGGCGCTTTTGGTTGCGGCGGCGTATT from Symmachiella dynata encodes:
- a CDS encoding mannonate dehydratase, with protein sequence MHVGCQRGPTSPSMLQYFKRNGVNHICGHPPKPGERGYWSVEDLQKTRDVCEEHGVSLDIVALPFLSSSHIDREKRGAIMLGQSPERDRDIEHIQKMIANCAAVGIPAVKYNMSLLGVLRTERTPGRGGSTYSTWKAAEAVADPPLTRAGKVSDDVIWERITYFLERIIPVCEEYKIRAACHPHDPGTPPGGFQGLNRVLGTVDGLKKFVTINESDYHGLNLCLGSTAEMLQDPAGEIVDVIHHFGERKKIFNIHFRNIRGKRGDFQEVYPDEGDMDMLALMQALRDVGYEYMVMPDHVPKHPEDPGGHQGFAFSYGYIQGLLQAVKAS
- a CDS encoding exo-alpha-sialidase, with protein sequence MRLVLIIAAILSAAPVHVFAQTAKVKNTVVFKEPERFAGWPANNGIWSWGDEIVVGFTLGYYKKNPTGGHDIDRDQPSVPRQARSMDGGETWVVERPSYIDKNGNQNKLQKLDKPIDFSNPDLAVRFTKSQFHYSLDRCLTWNGPYELPVYGRPNLLCRTDYIVEGKNRLTAFIAAAKETGGEGQPLCIRTLDGGMTWDLVGWIGNQPPAAYGYAIMPATVRIGKTGYLSMIRRGGIFDGKKRWWIEPFVSPDDGKSWYLLKEPVIENSGNPATLTRLKNGKLAMTYGWRRAPYGIRGRISDDDGQTWSREFILRDDASSWDIGYPRSIQRADGKMVTIYYYHNDEQPQRFIGCTIWDPAQFER
- a CDS encoding 3-keto-disaccharide hydrolase, with protein sequence MRTWDVIFSTGGGTKLHRYTVFALLVFTALAHPAFAADNELTEQEKRDGWILLFDGKTLSGWTTNDGQPSARPVEQGSLNPHRCGGYMLIHERQWENFILTLDFKISPGCNTGLFFRTAPLKPLPGKDVGYNGLEVAIDDTRGQGFTDTGAIYGLVAANSNVMRPAGRWNHLVLTCNKNIVEVRLNHRTVTMMDLGMWTEPGQRPNGSPHKFEFAYKDHPRRGYIGLQDHGGECWYKNIKLQPLK
- a CDS encoding inositol monophosphatase family protein, with product MDLKKLTDALATHMPPIMRWAGTVARRIRKFDIAVDAKSSGSANTDALTIADLSVQELIVACLRDTDPIFRQCRLQGEESTGDFERFATEAPYSIVIDPIDGTKGYRDREGCAYSVMLSLQTPDSVEYSLVYIPEQGENGSWVFACGDIVATGPDDPSRPAADVVRTLAPIVPSERGSSKKIYLIGYQKQDAEKAQLVTDAGLEGVLAADMGGCHYWTFARGEFTGSLIHSPNIYDFPVGMHIARILGGDALWVHNEQPVHLRETWLDERADMERLPGIVACSADRTVLKKLCELARDWNPVRYHD
- a CDS encoding class I SAM-dependent methyltransferase codes for the protein MATQQPESPSQRRKRKRALRKLVEFKGMHGLSLNQYRQDVKQLYDGPKGAMLAMASLVSLHEPLVGLMFRERKFDATRFHKILDIGAGAGQILGHLVKRTNPTAELIGCDLSHQMLRRARTRLDSDRPNYVTADLTQLPFADDSFDCITCGWVIEHLHDPRPGLREFVRVLQPGGSMLLLATEDTVAGALTSRTWKCRTYNRRELNSMCEEVGLPWQEQLYFTKLHRFFKLGGILVEATKQAHVELAPPHVCQS
- a CDS encoding Sua5/YciO/YrdC/YwlC family protein yields the protein MSKVVELKTADEPRDVIHEAVQLLSEGGLVCFPTETIYVVACDALNEAGLQRLAALRQQLSDEKCSLAVRDADAAVDFVPQMSELGQRLCRRCWPGPVTLSFDQSATGGAFEALSSNCQAAVMQAGKLRLSVPAAEVVQAVMRLMPNPLVLLGIQRSADVPKTAGEAAMTYGDAVDLLIDGGACRYGEPATEVHVSGENWDVVFESTVTERTVRRLASHVYLFVCTGNTCRSPMAEALFRKMLTERLECTEDELSDRGHIVASAGIAASMGGRPSPESVEILQAKGIDLHQHASQPLTGNLLQAADHVYTMTNGHRESILYEAPLAEERVSVLSRDGGDISDPIGCGMDQYVECADQIERNLKALIAELFED
- the rpiB gene encoding ribose 5-phosphate isomerase B, which translates into the protein MKIAVASDHRGFAIKSKILQMISEAGHEAIDLGTDSIESVDYPDFAGQVAKSVSHGEIDRGILICGSGLGMCIVANKFPNVRATQCHDDLSAEMSRLHNDSNVLCLSADMLGDKLINRMINIWLKTEFEGGRHARRLEKIAEIEREVAAEEDRD
- the gcvH gene encoding glycine cleavage system protein GcvH; its protein translation is MDAASLKYQKTHEWAHADGDVVTVGITDFAVAQLTDLVYIELPDVGRTVSAGESFGEVESVKAVSDLYSPISGEVVEVNSALENGLEVLSEDAFGAGWIAKIKTDDVGQLDSLMDKAAYDKHCEAEAH
- the gcvPA gene encoding aminomethyl-transferring glycine dehydrogenase subunit GcvPA; this translates as MAYLDNTPEQQREMLATIGAASIEELFAQIPAELQLKRPLDMPPALSEMELQTALGNLAKQNSQRQGTCFLGGGCYDHFIPAAVDAIASRSEFYTAYTPYQAEASQGSLQAFYEFQTLVCQLTGMEVSNASLYEGGTSVSEAAFMAMRVTGRYKKVVLLGSVHPEYRAVVDTYFSDLDSEAVVVPTPNGTADLAAVRDALDDQTACLVIQQPNFFGCLEDARELVEAAHEVGALAVVSCDPISLGMLVRPGEYGADIVVAEGQSLGTPLQYGGPFLGILACRQKFMRKMPGRLIGETTDRDGRPCFVLNLQAREQHIRRDKATSNICTNQGLIALRATAYMALLGKQGLGEVAELSCRKAHYVAERLTAIDGFSLAYDRPYFKEFTLRCENGAAEALDKAAQAGFDIGPLLSQFDASNQSDLLVATTECRTRQEIDALADALAQ